One Verrucomicrobiia bacterium genomic window, GGCATCGGCGAGGACTTTGCGCTCGGATTGCATGCGGTCGAAGACCTGGGCAGTGACATTCTCGGGCAAGCCGAGTTTTTTGATGCCGAGGAACTGGATTTCCAGGCCGTAATGGTTGGAAAGGACCTGCGATTGAATGAGGCCCAGAATTTCTTTTTCGATGCCGATGAATTTGTTGCCTTCGGAGGCAGGCGAGAGAAAATCAACCAGGGGATGTTTGCCGACGACAATCATCTTGTCGTTATTGAGCATAATGTCCAGGACGCGCTCGGCTTCGGGAATGGGTTCGGAGCTGCCCGCGAAGCGAGGAAAGAAAGCCCGGGCATCGGTGATCTTCCAGCCGACATAGACGGAGGTCAGGAGGTTGAAGCTGTCAGCCGTGAGGCCCTCGGTGAATTTGTCTTCGAAATTCTGAATGCGCTGGTCGAAGCGATGGACCCTCTCGATGGGCCAGGGGAGTTTGAGGTG contains:
- a CDS encoding protease modulator HflC gives rise to the protein MKRNPLILAIGILLILIVGLLLFVFQVRKSEVVVITTFGKPTREVSAPGPHLKLPWPIERVHRFDQRIQNFEDKFTEGLTADSFNLLTSVYVGWKITDARAFFPRFAGSSEPIPEAERVLDIMLNNDKMIVVGKHPLVDFLSPASEGNKFIGIEKEILGLIQSQVLSNHYGLEIQFLGIKKLGLPENVTAQVFDRMQSERKVLADALQYEGEADAQKIRSEADRKASEVLATAESQATEIRGRGEAEAAKSLHVFQQNPELANFIFRLNALEGSLKDRSILIFDQHTPPFDLFSGVSTNLLTR